GGCTCGGTGAGCACCATCGTGGAGCCCCACTGCTTGTCCACCATCAGCTGGGCTATGCGGTGCTGCTCCTCGGTGCCCTCCTCGTGGAGGACGCCGGCGAAGGCGGGGCCGGACGCGTACATCCACACGGCCGGGTTGGCGCCCAGGATCGTCTCGGCGAAGCCCCAGAGCAGGGAGCGCGGCGCGGTGGTGCCGCCGAGCTCCTCCGGGATGCCCAGACGCCACCACTCGGCGTCCATGAAGGCCTGGTAGCTCTTCTTGAAGGTGTCCGGAACCGGCGCGGTGTTGGTCTCCGGGTCGAAGACCGGCGGGTTGCGGTCCGTGTCGGCGAACGACTCGGCCAGTTCGTTCTCGGACAGCCGGGCGATCTCGGACAGCACGCTCTTGGCGGTGTCGACGTCCATCTCCGCGAACGGTCCGGTGCCGTACACGCTGTCACGGCCGAGCACCTCGAAGAGGTTGAACTCGATGTCGCGGAGATTCGACTTGTAGTGCCCCATGGATACGGCTCCGTAAGGGTTCGGGAGGGAGGACCTCAAACGCAAATACCAGCAAGTAGCAAGTGCCTACGATGATGCTACCCACCGGTAATAAGAATCAACCCCTACCGCCCATCTGTGACGAGCGTCCCCCGGCGAATCGCCGACTCAGTACGCTGTGGCGCATGTACGGCTACGACCAGAACGCGGGTGCAGGGCAGCAGCAGTACGGAGCGCCGCCCCCGCCGCAGCAAGCGGCCCCCGGGGGCTACGGCGAGCAGCCGCTGTATCCCGAGCCGTCCCCGCCCTCCCTCGCCGATGCGGTGCGCGCCTTCACCACGGGCTCGATGTCGGCCGAGGACTTCCAGGGCATCTTCTCCACGTCCAAGATCTACTGCCCGCGCGGTGACAACCCCGGCTTCCTGGCGCTGCACAACACCCAGCAGCCGGTGATCCCGATGTTCACCTCGCTCAAGGAGCTGCGGCGGTACGCGGGCAAGGAGTCCAAGTACTTCGTGATCACCGGCGCCGAGGTGCTCGACCTGCTGCCGACCGGCTACGGGTTCGTCCTCGACATGGAGGGCGACCACCGCATGGTCTTCGACGCGAAGGCCGTGGAGGAGATGGTCGATTTCGCGATGCGGCGGATGTATGGCTAGCCGCCCGGGCGCGCGGCGGGCCGATGGCCGCTGCCACTGCTGAATCGAGGGCCGGTCCCCTGAAGGGGGCCGGCCCGAGTTTGTGTCGGGGTGCGCCCTCGGGGGCTCCGGGGCACCCCTTCGACCTGGGGAAACGCGGGCGGGAATACGGCGGGCCTTGCGGGTTGTTCACCATTCAACTAAGTTGGCCGAACGACCGAGGAGGCCGTCATGCCCGCTGTGACCGTAGAGAATCCGCTGACCCTGCCGCGTGTGGCGGCGCCCGTCGCGGCGCACACCCGTCCCGTGCTGGCCGTTGCCACCGCTCCGAGCGGATTCGAGGGCGAGGGTTTCCCGGTGCGCCGTGCGTTCGCCGGGATCGACTACCAGCACCTCGACCCGTTCATCATGATGGACCAGATGGGTGAGGTGGAGTACGCACCCGGAGAGCCCAAGGGCACGCCCTGGCACCCGCACCGCGGCTTCGAGACCGTCACGTATCTGATCGACGGCACCTTTGTGCACCGTGACTCGCACGGCGGCGGTGGCGTCATCAACGACGGCGACACCCAGTGGATGACGGCTGGTTCGGGGCTGCTGCACATCGAGGCGCCGCCGGAGTCGCTCGTGATGTCCGGTGGCCTCTTCCACGGCCTCCAGCTGTGGGTGAACCTGCCGAAGAGCGACAAGATGATGGCCCCCCGCTACCAGGACATCGGCGGCGGCCAGGTCAAGCTGCTGGCCTCGGGCGACGGTGGTGCGCTGCTGCGGCTGATCGCCGGTGACATCGACGGCCATCAGGGGCCGGGCATCACGCACACGCCGATCACGATGATGCATGTGACGGTGAACCCGGGCGCCGAGCTGACCCTGCCCTGGCGCAAGGATTTCAACGCCCTCGCCTACGCCCTGGCCGGACGCGGTGCGGCCGGTGCGGAGGGGCGCCCGTTCCGTATGGGGCAGGCGGTGGTGTTCGGTACCGGAGACTCGATCACGATCCGGGCGGACGAGTCCCAGGAGTCGCGGAGCCCGAACTTCGAGGTCGTGTTGCTGGGTGGGCTGCCGATCCGCGAGCCGATGAGGCATTACGGCCCGTTCGTGATGAACACGCACGCCGAACTGGCCCAGGCCTTCGAGGACTTCCAGGCCGGCCGGCTCGGGACGATCCCCGCCGACGCACGCTGACACCACATCGGCAACGGGGCGGCGTTTCACGTGAAACGCCGCCCCCGGCTGTTCCCGGGGCCGTACCCGGGGTGCGGCGTGGTGGACTGTCCGGGTGCGAAACGACTCGGAAGAGAACGGGCGCGGCGCCGAGGGCGAACGGCCGCAGCCCCCCAGCCCGTTGCTGCCGGTCCAGGCTCGCCGTGCCGGAGCCTGGTGTCTGGTGGTCCTGCTGATCGCGGCCGTGGTGGCCCTCGGGGTCTGGCTGTGCGTCGAGCTGAGCGCGGCCGTGACGCCCGTACTGCTGGCGCTGCTCGGCAGCGGGCTGCTCGGGCCGCTCTACCGGCGGCTGGTGGCGATGAAGCTCAACCGTTCACTGGCGGCCGGACTGACCTGTGCGGTCCTCGTGGTGGTGGTCGGCGGCGCCGGATACATCGTCGTCAACGCCCTGATCGACACCGGTGACCAGATCATCACCTCGCTCAGGGAAGCCGCCAAGGACCTCTCCCGGCACTTCGGTGCGGCCGGGACGTCGCTCGACGACCTCGCCGCCAGGTCCAAGGAGCTGGTCACCAAGTTCGGGGGCACCGCGGCCTCCGGGCTGCTGGCCGGGGTCAGCGTCGTCGGCCAGGTCCTCGCCGCCTCGATCCTGGCCCTGCTGCTGACCTTCTTCTTCCTGCGCGACTCCGACAAGGCCGTACGCGCCCTGCGGGACTGGGCGCCCGGCAGCTCCGCACCGCAGCTGGAGCGGATGGCCCGCCGTGGCTTCCACAGCATCGAGGGCTTTATGCGCGGCACCACCTTCATCGCGCTGATCGACGCCATCTGCATCACCGTCGGACTGCTGATCCTTCAGGTGCCGGGCGCCATCGGGCTGGGCGCACTGGTCTTCGTCGGCGCCTACATCCCCTACCTCGGTGCCTTCATCTCCGGCGCGGTGGCGATCCTGGTGGCGCTGGCCGACCGGGGCCTGGTGATCGCGCTCTGGGCGCTCGGCGTCGTCCTGGCCGTGCAGGTGCTGGAGGGGCATGTGCTCCAGCCGATGATCCAGAGCCGTACGGTCAAGATGCATCCGGCGACCGTGCTGCTGGCGATCACCGCGGGCGCCGGCGTCGCCGGCATCCTCGGGATGCTGCTGTCCGTACCGCTGACCGCCGCCGTCACCGGCGTGCTCCAGGAGCTGCGGCTGCACTACGCCGCGGGCTCGGACTCCGACGACAGCGGACCCGCCGCCTCCCCCGCCTCCTCGTAGAGCTCGAACCATGTCGACTTGCCGTCGCCGCGCGGATCCACGCCCCACGCCCCGGCCAGCAGCTCCAGCAGCATCAGACCGCGGCCCGAGGACGCCAGTTCACCGGGGCAGCGGCGGTGCGGCAGCTCATCGCTGCTGTCGGCGACATCGACGCGGATACGCCGGGCGCCCCGCTCACCGGTGATCTCGGCGACCAGCAGCGCGTCCCCGTCGGTGTGCAGCAGGACATTGGTGACCATCTCGGAGACCATCAGCACCGCCGAGTCCACCTGGTCCGGGTCGGCCCAGTCGTGCAGCACGTCCCGGACCTGCCGACGCGCCTCGGCTATCCGCTCCGGCTCGGCCTGCGCGACGGAGAGCACGGTGCGCCGGACGGGCTGCGCCGGCAGTCCGCCGGTGCCGACCCCGCAGCCGGCGCCGTCGCGGCGCAGCAGCAGTACGGCGATGTCGTCCTCGCGGCGGTCCACCAGCGGTCCGGTGGTGTGGTGCGACGGCGGCCCGTGCACGGCCTGGACCAGCGCGTCGGCGAGCCGCTCCAGGCTCTCGCCGTCCTCACCGGCCTCGCATGACTCCAGGACGTCGCGCAGTCGCGCCCAGCCGGTCTCCAGATCGTGGCCGCCGGTCTCGATCAGCCCGTCGGTGCACACCATCATGGTCTCGCCGGGTTCCAGGACGAGCCGCGTGGTGGGGTAGTCGGTGTCCGGGACGATGCCCAGCGGCAGCCCGCCCGCGGTGGGCCGGACCAGCATCGTGCCGTCGCTCATCCGGATCGCCGGATCGGGGTGGCCGGCCCGCGCGATGTCCAGCAGTCCCGTCGCCGGATCCACCTCGATGTAGAGGCAGGTCGCGAAGCGCTGGTCCTCGCCGTGCCCGCGAAGCTCGGTCTCGTTGATCCCGGCCAGGAAGCGGGAGGCGCGGGAGAGCACCGCATCGGGGTGATGGCCCTCGGACGCGTAGGCCCGCAGCGCGATCCGCAGCTGTCCCATCAGGCCCGCGGCCCGTACGTCGTGCCCCTGGACATCCCCGATGACCAGGGCGATCCGTCCGGACGGAAGCGGGATCATGTCGTACCAGTCGCCGCCCACCTCCAGTCCGCCGCCGGTCGGGACATAGCGGGCCGCGACCGTCATCCCCGGGATGTCCGGCTGCACCGTCGGCATCATGCTGCGCTGCAGCCCCAGCGCCAGCTCCTGCTGCTCCTCCTGCATACCGGCCCTGGCCAGCGCCTGGGCCAGCATCCGGGCGACGGTGGTCAGCACCGAGCGCTCATCGGGTGTGAACGCCACCGGCTGGGCGAACGCCGCCATCCAGGCGCCGATCGTCCGGCCCGCGTTCACCAGCGGCAGGAACGCCCAGGACGTCCGGCGGAAGCGGGCGGCCAGCGGCCAGGTGGCGGGGTAGCGGCGGCGGTACTCCTCCGGGGTGGGCAGATAGAGGGCCCGGCCGGTACGGACGACCTCGGCGGCCGGATAGTCGGTCGCCAGCGCCATGTCGGCGAACGGCCGCTCATCACCGGAATGGTGTCCGTGGTGGCCGATGACCGACAGCCGGTCGCCCTCGATGCCGAAGACCGCCAGCCCGTCGGGCATGAACCCCGGCATGGACAGTCCGGCCGCGACCCGCAGCACCTCGGCGGTGGACCGGGCCTCGGCCAGCGCCCGGCCCGCGTCCAGCAGGAACGCCTCGCGGGAGCGGCGCCAGTCGCCGGTTATCGGGGTGTGGGCGGCGGAGGTCCCGGGCTGTGGTTCGGGCACCTCCTGGAGGGTGCCGACCAGCTCGAAGTCGCCGTCGACGATCCGTGGGCGGGAGCGGGAGCGGACGATGCGCTGCACCCGCCCGTGCTCGTCCACGATGCGCAGCCGGGCCTCGGCGAGCGTCTTCTCGGCGACCGCGAGCTGGATGATTCCGTTGATCTCGGCGAAGTCGACGGGATGAAAACGGGAGCGCACCGCGGCCTGGGTCAGTTCCACCGGTTCTGCGGGCAGCCCGAGCAGCCGGGCCGCTTCGGCGTCGAGGGTCACCCGATCCGATGCGTGGTCCCAGCGCCACAGTCCGGTCGCGATGGCGGCCAGGAGATCCTCGGTGCGCATTGCCTCACTTTAGGTGTGTTTGGCGAGGCCCGACCAGTGAGCCGGACGTGACCATCGTCCCAGTCGGGATGCCTCGATCCGGTCCTCACGGTGTTGATGCGTATATGTCAATGAAGGCGTACGGGCCGGGACGGTAACCTGGAGCGGTTATGTCAATCCTGGGGTGGCCTTTCGGGTGATCCACGGGGAGAGCGACCGGGCGTGTGAGCCCGTACTCCTTTTCCTCTCCCTCTCCCGACAACTCCTCACCTCGACACTCGCGACGACTTGGATGAGCGATGCATCGGTACCGGTCCCATAACTGCGGCGAGCTCCGAGCCACGGACGTCGACACCGACGTCCGCCTCAGCGGCTGGCTGCACAATCGACGTGACCTGGGCGGCATCCTCTTCATCGATCTGCGCGACCACTACGGTCTGGTCCAGCTCGTCGCCCGCCCCGGCACCCCGGCCAACGAGGCCCTCGGCTCGCTGACCAAGGAGACCGTCGTCCGCATCGACGGCAAGGTCAGCGCGCGCGGTGCCGACAACGTCAACCCCGACCTGCCGACCGGCGAGATCGAGATCGAGGTCTCCGAGGTCGAGGTGCTCGGCGCCGCCGACCAGATCCCCTTCACGATCAACGCGGACGACGGCGTCAACGAGGAGAAGCGCCTCGAGTACCGCTTCCTCGACCTGCGCCGCGAGCGGATGCACCGCAACATCATGCTGCGCACCGCCGTGATCTCCGCCATCCGCCACAAGATGGTGGCCCTCGGCTTCAACGAGATGGCGACCCCGATCCTGTCCGCGACCTCGCCCGAGGGCGCCCGCGACTTCCTGGTCCCCTCCCGTCTGCACGCCGGCAAGTTCTACGCGCTGCCGCAGGCCCCGCAGCAGTTCAAGCAGCTGCTGATGATCGCCGGGTTTGACCGCTACTTCCAGATCGCGCCCTGCTTCCGCGACGAGGACGCCCGTGCGGACCGTTCGCCGGGCGAGTTCTACCAGCTCGACGTCGAGATGAGCTTCGTCGAGCAGGAAGACGTCTTCCAGCCCGTCGAGAAGCTGATGACCGAGCTCTTCACCGAGTTCGGCAACGGCCGCACGGTCACCTCCCCGTTCCCGCGCATCCCGTTCCGCGAGGCGATGCTCAAGTACGGCTCCGACAAGCCGGACCTGCGCGCCGAGCTGGAGCTGGTGGATGTCTCCGACGTCTTCGCGGGCTCCGGCTTCAAGGCCTTCGCCGACAAGCACGTCCGTGCCCTGGCCGTGCCGGACACCGCCGACCAGCCGCGCAAGTTCTTCGACCAGCTGGGCGACTTCGCCGTCCAGCAGGGCGCCAAGGGCCTGGCCTGGGTCCGGGTCGGCGAGGACAACGCGCTGACCGGCCCGATCGCCAAGTTCCTCACCGAGGACGACATCAAGTCGCTGGTCGTCGCCCTGGACCTCAAGCCCGGCCACGCCGTCTTCTTCGGCGCCGGTGAGTTCGACGAGGTCTCCAAGATCATGGGCGCGGTCCGCGTCGAGGTCGCCAAGCGCGCCGGCCACTTCGTCGAGGACGAGTTCCGCTTCTGCTGGATCGTCGACTTCCCGATGTTCGAGAAGGACGAGGACACCGGCAAGATCGAGTTCTCGCACAACCCGTTCTCCATGCCGCAGGGCGGTCTGGAGGCGCTGGAGACCAAGGACCCGCTGGACATCCTCGCCTGGCAGTACGACATCGTCTGCAACGGCACCGAGCTGTCCTCCGGCGCGATCCGTAACCACGAGCCCGAGGTCATGTACAAGGCCTTCGCGATCGCCGGCTACGACAAGGACACGGTCGAGGCCGAGTTCGGCGGCATGCTCCGCGCCTTCAAGTTCGGCGCCCCGCCGCACGGCGGTATCGCCCCCGGCGTCGACCGCATCGTCATGCTGCTGGCCGACGAGCCCAACATCCGCGAGACCATCGCCTTCCCGCTCAACGGCAACGCCCAGGACCTGCTGATGGGCGCCCCGAGCGAGGTCGAGGAGGCACGCCTCAAGGAGCTGCACCTCTCCCTGCGCAAGCCGCAGGCGAAGTAGCCACCGCTGAGGGACAAAGGGCCTCGGACAGGCTGAGGGGCGGCGTTTCACGTGAAACGCCGCCCCGGCCCGTTCGGGGCCCCTGCGCTGTCGGACGGTCAGCGGTGGCCAGACGGTCCCCGGAACGGGCACCGCGCACCGGCCCGCGTGCCCCGACCGCTCCACTCATGTGGCCGTGCCCCGGCGGCGCCCGCACTGTGGTGCCCATGCAGCAAGCCAGCCTCCTCTCCGCTCCGCCCGGCCCGGGGCCGAGGGCCCGCGTCACGCGTTCCGTTGCGGCCCCTGACCTGTGGTGGCTCCTCGCCGTGGCCGCCGCCTTCACCGCCCTCCTGGTCCACTCCGCCCTGACCACCCCCGGTCTGGGCTGGGACGAGACGGTGTACGTCAGCCAGGTCGACCGCCATACGCCGGCCGCGTTCTTCAGCGCCCCGCGCGCCCGCGGCGTCAGCTTCCTCCTCGCCCCGGCCGCCGTGCTGACGACCTCGGCCACCGCGCTGCACTGCTACCTGGCGGTGCTCTCCGGCGCCGGGCTCCTGCTCAGCCTGTGCGTCTGGCGGCGGCTGCTGCCGGCCCCCGTACCGGCCCTGGGCGGCGCGCTGTTCGCCGGTCTGTGGATCACGCTCTTCTACGGCCCGCAGGCGATGCCCAACCTGTGGGTCGCCTACGCCGCGCTCGTCGCCACCGGCTGCTTCCTGCGCGCCGTACGGCAGCGGTCCCGGCAACTGGCCCCCCGCGCCGGCCGGGGCGCGGCGGCCGGACTCGCCGTCGCGGTGGCGGTGGCCGCGCTGATGCGTCCCACCGACGCCGTCTGGCTGACCGTTCCGCTCTTCGCCGCGGCGCTGTGCGTCCCGTCATGGCGGCGCCCCGCCGTGCTGCTGGCGCTGCCCGCCGGGCTGGCCCTGGGGTGCGCGGAGTGGGTCGCTGAGGCGTATCTGTCGTACGGCGGGCTGGTGGCGCGGCTGCGGGAGGCGGCGCGCATCCAGGGCGGCCTCGGCTGGCATCTGTCCTTCGACGACCATGCCCGGTCCCTCCAGGGCAAGACGCTGTGCCGCCCCTGCCAGCTCGCCTGGGACCACCCGGTGACGGCGGTGTGGTGGTTCCTGCTGCCGCTGGCGGTCATCGGGGCGGTGTGGGTGGCACTGCGGTCCCGTGAGTCCGGCGGCGCGCTGCACCGGTACGGCCCGGCGTGGGCGTCCGCGGAGCGCGGCGGCGGTCCGCAGCCGCTCGGGCTGGCGCCCGTCCGGCCGGGCAGCCGCGAACCGTCCGGTGAGCCGGGCGGCCACGGTCCGGTGTGGCCCGCGGTGCGGCTGCGCGACCCCGTCGGTCCGCTGCACCGCAACGGACCTGCTCCGCTCGTCGTCCCGGCCCTGGCCGGTCTCTGTCTCGCCGCCCCCTACCTGCTGACGGTGGATTACGCGGCCCCGCGCTTCCTGCTGCCCGCGTACGCCCTGCTGCTGATGCCGGCCGCGTGGTTCCTGTACTGGCTGACCCGGCTGCCGCGCCGCCGGCACGCCTGGGCGGTGGCCGCCCTCGTCCTCGTCCTGATGGGCCATGAGGTCATCCAGCTGGCGATCCTGCACAAGATGGAGCAGAGCACGGTACGCGCCCAGAACGGCCTCGGCCGGATCTCCGGGACGCTGCGCCGGGCCGGTCTGCGGCCGCCCTGTGTGGTGAGCGGCGAGGAGGCGGTACGGGTGGCGTACCAGGCGGGCTGTGCGTCCCGGCAGCCCGAGGGCCATGACGCCGGTATCACCCCCGCGGGCCTGGCCCGGCTGGCCAGGACCCGGCCCGCCGCCGTCCTGGTCATGGGCCGTAAGCCACCGGCCTACGCCCGTGGCTGGCGCCCGGTCCCGCTGCCGCCGATGCCGGGCATGGAATCCCTGCACGCCTTTGTGTCCCCGCCGACCCGGCCCTGAGCCCGATCCAGCCCTGAGCCCGGCCCGGCCCTGAGCCCGCCGCGGCCGGGGCCCGCACAGGCGCGCGCCCGCCCGGCCTCGAAGGCCGGACGGGCGCGCGCCGGGCTTGCTGTCTCCCGGCCGCGGAGAAAGTCCGCGGTCAGGAGGGGATTGCTACTGCTCCGTGCCGCCGAAGCGCTCGCGGTAGGCCTCCAGGTCGTCCTCGGTGATCTTCGCGAAGAGCACCGGCGGGACCGTGAAGGGCGTGCCGGCCGGCACCGAGGCCAGCGCCTTCGCCTCCTCCTGGGAGACCCACACCGCCGTGTCGTTCTCCAGCGCGAAGGCGCCCCGCATCGCCTTGGCCGACGACGGAATGAACGGCTCGGAGACGATCGCGTACAGATGGATCAGGTTCATCGCCGTACGCAGCGTCAGGGCGGCGGCGTCCTTGTCGGTCTTGATCTCCAGCCATGGGGCCTTCTCCTCCAGGTAGGAGTTGCCCGCGCTCCACAGGGCGCGCAGCGACGCCGCGGCCTTGCGGAACTGCAGGGCCTCCATGTGGCCCTCGTACTCCGCCAGCAGCCCGGCGATCTCCTCGCCCAGCTTCTGCTCCGCGGCACCGGCCTCGGCGCCCGCGGGAACCTCGTCACCGAACCGCTTCCGGGAGAACGACAGCACCCGGTTGACGAAGTTGCCGAGCGTGTCCGCCAGGTCCTTGTTGACCGAGGCCGAGAACAGCTCCCAGGTGAAGGAGGTGTCGTCCGACTCCGGGGCGTTGGCGATCAGGAAGTAGCGCCAGTAGTCGGCCGGCAGCAGCTCCAATGCCGCGTCCGTGAAGATGCCGCGCCGCTGGGAGGTGGAGAACTTCCCGCCGTAGTAGTTGAGCCAGTTGAAGGCCTTGAGGAAGTCGACCTTCTTCCACGGCTCGCGGGTCCCCAGCTGCGTCGCCGGGAACATCACGGAGTGGAACGGCACATTGTCCTTGGCCATGAACTCCGTGTACCGGACGTCATCGGCCTCGTACCACCACGACTTCCAGTCGCGGTTCTCCGGGTCGACGTCCGCCCACTCCTTCGTCGAGCCGATGTACTCGATCGGCGCGTCGAACCACACGTAGAAGACCTTGCCCTCGGCCGCCAGCTCCGGCCACACATCGGCCGGCACCGGAACACCCCAGTCCAGGTCACGGGTGATCGCCCGGTCCTGGAGGCCTTCCGTCAGCCACTTGTGCGCGATGGACGAGGCCAGCGTTGGCCAGTCCTTGCTGCCGTTGCCTTCCAGCCAGCCCTCGACCTCGTTCTGCAGCTTCGACTGGAGCAGGAAGAGGTGCTTGGTCTCCCGCACCTCCAGCTCGCCGCTGCCGCTGATCGCCGAGCGGGCGTCGATCAGATCGGTCGGGTCGAGCACCCGGGTGCAGTTCTCGCACTGGTCGCCGCGCGCCTTGTCGTAGCCGCAGTGCGGACACGTGCCGACGATGTAGCGGTCCGGCAGGAAGCGGTCGTCGGCGATCGAGAAGACCTGGCGGATCGCCCGCTCCTCGATGAAGCCGTTCTCGTGCAGCTTGCGCGCGAAGTGTTGCGTCAGCTCCACGTTCTCCCGCGACGAGCTCCGCCCGAAGTAGTCGAATTCGAGGCCGAAGCCCTCGTAGATCGCCTTCTGCTTGTCGTGCTGCTCGGCACAGAACGCGTCGACCGACTGCCCCGCGTCCTTCGCCGCCAGCTCGGCGGGGGTCCCGTGCTCGTCCGTCGCGCAGATGTAGAGCACATCGTGCCCGCGCTGCCGCATATACCGGGCATAGACATCGGCCGGGAGCATGGACCCCACCATGTTGCCCAGGTGCTTGATCCCGTTGATATACGGAAGGGCGCTGGTGATGAGGTGTCGAGCCATTGCCGGCTGCTCCCAAGTCGCTACGGTGAGTGAGGATTTGCTTTACGGAACGTCAATATCGTACTGGACGGGCCAGGGGTGACCGCGCGGGTTTTCCGGCGGTGGACGAGGCCCTGCTCACCCCGCCCGCCGCCCGCTCTCACACGGCCGCGTCCGCCGACTCGGCGCTGTCCCCCGCCGGGGTCCGGCCGTGCTTCGGCGCCCGGCCGTTGACCATGAGTCCGGCGACGAGCGCGGCGAGCAGCATGATCACCGACGCCACCCCGATGGCGACGGTGAAGCCGTGCACCACTCCGTCCTTCACGACCTGGTCCCGCACCGCCGGGGTGAGCCCGAGCCCGCCGCCCTTCCGGGCCGCGTCCGCCAGGTGATCCGTGATGAACACCGCACTCGTCGAGGTGGCGATCGTGTTCAGCAGCGCCGTACCGATCGAACCACCCACCTGCTGCGCCGTGTTGACCGTCGCGGACGTGACGCCGGAGTCGTGCGGGGCCACGCCGGACGTGGCCGTCGCCATCACCGGCATGAAGATCAGGCCCATCCCGAGCCCGACGAGCAGCATGGCCGGCAGTACATGCGACACATATGCGGGCAGGGCGGTCAGATGCGTCAGGGTGAAGAGCCCCGCGGCGGCGAGCAGCGCGCCCGGGACCATCAGGAACCGCGGCGGGATCCGGTGCAGCAGCCGCGCCGAGATCTGGGTCGAGCCGACCACGATCGCCGCCACCATCGGGAGGAAGGCCATCCCGGTCCTGACCGGTGAATAGCCGAGCACGGTCTGCAGGTAGTAGGTCATGAACAGGAACATCCCGAACATCGCGATGACCGCCAGCCCCATGGTCAGGAAGGCGCCCCCGCGATTCCGGTCCCGCACGATGTGCAGCGGCAGCAGGGGGTGCGGCGCCCGCGTCTGCCACCACGCAAAGACGGCCAGCAGCACCGCACCGCCCACCAGCAGGCCGATGACCAGCCCGTCACCCCACCCCCG
This genomic stretch from Streptomyces nigrescens harbors:
- a CDS encoding SseB family protein; amino-acid sequence: MYGYDQNAGAGQQQYGAPPPPQQAAPGGYGEQPLYPEPSPPSLADAVRAFTTGSMSAEDFQGIFSTSKIYCPRGDNPGFLALHNTQQPVIPMFTSLKELRRYAGKESKYFVITGAEVLDLLPTGYGFVLDMEGDHRMVFDAKAVEEMVDFAMRRMYG
- a CDS encoding pirin family protein — translated: MPAVTVENPLTLPRVAAPVAAHTRPVLAVATAPSGFEGEGFPVRRAFAGIDYQHLDPFIMMDQMGEVEYAPGEPKGTPWHPHRGFETVTYLIDGTFVHRDSHGGGGVINDGDTQWMTAGSGLLHIEAPPESLVMSGGLFHGLQLWVNLPKSDKMMAPRYQDIGGGQVKLLASGDGGALLRLIAGDIDGHQGPGITHTPITMMHVTVNPGAELTLPWRKDFNALAYALAGRGAAGAEGRPFRMGQAVVFGTGDSITIRADESQESRSPNFEVVLLGGLPIREPMRHYGPFVMNTHAELAQAFEDFQAGRLGTIPADAR
- a CDS encoding AI-2E family transporter, which produces MRNDSEENGRGAEGERPQPPSPLLPVQARRAGAWCLVVLLIAAVVALGVWLCVELSAAVTPVLLALLGSGLLGPLYRRLVAMKLNRSLAAGLTCAVLVVVVGGAGYIVVNALIDTGDQIITSLREAAKDLSRHFGAAGTSLDDLAARSKELVTKFGGTAASGLLAGVSVVGQVLAASILALLLTFFFLRDSDKAVRALRDWAPGSSAPQLERMARRGFHSIEGFMRGTTFIALIDAICITVGLLILQVPGAIGLGALVFVGAYIPYLGAFISGAVAILVALADRGLVIALWALGVVLAVQVLEGHVLQPMIQSRTVKMHPATVLLAITAGAGVAGILGMLLSVPLTAAVTGVLQELRLHYAAGSDSDDSGPAASPASS
- a CDS encoding ATP-binding SpoIIE family protein phosphatase translates to MRTEDLLAAIATGLWRWDHASDRVTLDAEAARLLGLPAEPVELTQAAVRSRFHPVDFAEINGIIQLAVAEKTLAEARLRIVDEHGRVQRIVRSRSRPRIVDGDFELVGTLQEVPEPQPGTSAAHTPITGDWRRSREAFLLDAGRALAEARSTAEVLRVAAGLSMPGFMPDGLAVFGIEGDRLSVIGHHGHHSGDERPFADMALATDYPAAEVVRTGRALYLPTPEEYRRRYPATWPLAARFRRTSWAFLPLVNAGRTIGAWMAAFAQPVAFTPDERSVLTTVARMLAQALARAGMQEEQQELALGLQRSMMPTVQPDIPGMTVAARYVPTGGGLEVGGDWYDMIPLPSGRIALVIGDVQGHDVRAAGLMGQLRIALRAYASEGHHPDAVLSRASRFLAGINETELRGHGEDQRFATCLYIEVDPATGLLDIARAGHPDPAIRMSDGTMLVRPTAGGLPLGIVPDTDYPTTRLVLEPGETMMVCTDGLIETGGHDLETGWARLRDVLESCEAGEDGESLERLADALVQAVHGPPSHHTTGPLVDRREDDIAVLLLRRDGAGCGVGTGGLPAQPVRRTVLSVAQAEPERIAEARRQVRDVLHDWADPDQVDSAVLMVSEMVTNVLLHTDGDALLVAEITGERGARRIRVDVADSSDELPHRRCPGELASSGRGLMLLELLAGAWGVDPRGDGKSTWFELYEEAGEAAGPLSSESEPAA
- the aspS gene encoding aspartate--tRNA ligase; this translates as MHRYRSHNCGELRATDVDTDVRLSGWLHNRRDLGGILFIDLRDHYGLVQLVARPGTPANEALGSLTKETVVRIDGKVSARGADNVNPDLPTGEIEIEVSEVEVLGAADQIPFTINADDGVNEEKRLEYRFLDLRRERMHRNIMLRTAVISAIRHKMVALGFNEMATPILSATSPEGARDFLVPSRLHAGKFYALPQAPQQFKQLLMIAGFDRYFQIAPCFRDEDARADRSPGEFYQLDVEMSFVEQEDVFQPVEKLMTELFTEFGNGRTVTSPFPRIPFREAMLKYGSDKPDLRAELELVDVSDVFAGSGFKAFADKHVRALAVPDTADQPRKFFDQLGDFAVQQGAKGLAWVRVGEDNALTGPIAKFLTEDDIKSLVVALDLKPGHAVFFGAGEFDEVSKIMGAVRVEVAKRAGHFVEDEFRFCWIVDFPMFEKDEDTGKIEFSHNPFSMPQGGLEALETKDPLDILAWQYDIVCNGTELSSGAIRNHEPEVMYKAFAIAGYDKDTVEAEFGGMLRAFKFGAPPHGGIAPGVDRIVMLLADEPNIRETIAFPLNGNAQDLLMGAPSEVEEARLKELHLSLRKPQAK
- the metG gene encoding methionine--tRNA ligase, with product MARHLITSALPYINGIKHLGNMVGSMLPADVYARYMRQRGHDVLYICATDEHGTPAELAAKDAGQSVDAFCAEQHDKQKAIYEGFGLEFDYFGRSSSRENVELTQHFARKLHENGFIEERAIRQVFSIADDRFLPDRYIVGTCPHCGYDKARGDQCENCTRVLDPTDLIDARSAISGSGELEVRETKHLFLLQSKLQNEVEGWLEGNGSKDWPTLASSIAHKWLTEGLQDRAITRDLDWGVPVPADVWPELAAEGKVFYVWFDAPIEYIGSTKEWADVDPENRDWKSWWYEADDVRYTEFMAKDNVPFHSVMFPATQLGTREPWKKVDFLKAFNWLNYYGGKFSTSQRRGIFTDAALELLPADYWRYFLIANAPESDDTSFTWELFSASVNKDLADTLGNFVNRVLSFSRKRFGDEVPAGAEAGAAEQKLGEEIAGLLAEYEGHMEALQFRKAAASLRALWSAGNSYLEEKAPWLEIKTDKDAAALTLRTAMNLIHLYAIVSEPFIPSSAKAMRGAFALENDTAVWVSQEEAKALASVPAGTPFTVPPVLFAKITEDDLEAYRERFGGTEQ
- a CDS encoding MFS transporter; its protein translation is MVIAIAQLMVVLDATIVNIALPSAQRDLGMSDANRQWVITAYTLAFGGLLLLGGRIADLVGRKRTFMIGLVGFAVASGLGGAATGSGLLFGARALQGAFGALLAPSALSLLTTTFTIGKERSKAFGIYGAIAGGGAAIGLIAGGLLTEYLDWRWCLYVNVPIAVIAFVGAAVFLHDKTERGRVHLDVPGAVLGCGGLVAIVYGCSEAQPRGWGDGLVIGLLVGGAVLLAVFAWWQTRAPHPLLPLHIVRDRNRGGAFLTMGLAVIAMFGMFLFMTYYLQTVLGYSPVRTGMAFLPMVAAIVVGSTQISARLLHRIPPRFLMVPGALLAAAGLFTLTHLTALPAYVSHVLPAMLLVGLGMGLIFMPVMATATSGVAPHDSGVTSATVNTAQQVGGSIGTALLNTIATSTSAVFITDHLADAARKGGGLGLTPAVRDQVVKDGVVHGFTVAIGVASVIMLLAALVAGLMVNGRAPKHGRTPAGDSAESADAAV